One Phaseolus vulgaris cultivar G19833 chromosome 11, P. vulgaris v2.0, whole genome shotgun sequence genomic window carries:
- the LOC137829818 gene encoding G-type lectin S-receptor-like serine/threonine-protein kinase At4g27290 isoform X3 produces the protein MCNKAMTSFTFLFLFSYLLNLLPIISSATDTINVSQPLLDGSTLVSKDGTFEMGFFSPKNSTQTTTNRYLGIWYRSIPVRTVVWVANRENPVKDSSSKFSINTDGKLVILSSNNTLVWSANSTEETKAQSPIVQLLDSGNLVLRDEKDSNPQIYLWQSFDYPCDTFLPGMKIGWNLKTGLNRRLTAWKNWDDPSPGDFIWGMVLGNTTELVMWKGTSEYYRSGPWNGVRFNGKTTPLFNLELYSSVDEVYYTYNIGNKSLITRVVLNQSVYSRQRYNLNVENQTWKLYSSVPRDICDTYNLCGPYGNCLANESPPCQCLTGFKPKSVQNYEALDWIQGCVLSEAWSCGVKSKDGFKKFSGLKMPDTTSSWVDQNLTLEDCKEKCLLNCSCTAYANLDVRGDGKGCIIWHGALLDLRVASVPGQDLFIRMVASENGWDKKIVAVVIPVTLLAFVIVFIFSYVYWRKRKLREKTSEENKDEGCEEDFELSSFDFSTIVRATNNFSSDKRLGQGGFGPVYWGTLEDGQEIAAKKLCNSTGQGVKEFKNEVILCAKLQHRNLVKVLGCSTQGGEKVLVYEYMPNKSLDSFLFDSSKSGLLDWSKRFNIIFGIARGLLYLHQDSRLRIIHRDMKASNILLDSELNPKISDFGVARMFSADQTEENTKMVVGTYGYMAPEYAIDGLFSVKSDVYSFGVLLLEIISGKKNRGIFFPDHGLNLLGHAWRLWKESSPMKLVDAALGDTFTVSEVLRCIHVGLLCVQLYPEDRPNMASVIFMLSSENTLPTPKEPGFLIDRTKIAGECSTSNEMKTSTNELTVTLLEAR, from the exons ATGTGTAACAAAGCAATGACCTCTTtcacttttctctttcttttctcttatcTACTCAATTTGTTGCCTATAATTTCCTCTGCAACTGACACCATTAATGTGTCACAGCCCCTTCTTGATGGCAGCACCTTGGTGTCTAAAGATGGAACTTTTGAAATGGGTTTCTTTAGTCCAAAAAATAGTACTCAGACTACCACAAATCGGTACCTTGGAATATGGTACAGAAGTATCCCAGTTAGAACCGTCGTTTGGGTTGCCAACCGTGAAAACCCAGTTAAGGATAGTTCCAGCAAGTTCAGCATAAACACAGATGGAAAATTGGTTATCCTCAGCAGTAACAATACTCTTGTTTGGTCAGCAAACTCAACTGAAGAAACGAAAGCACAGAGTCCAATTGTTCAGCTGTTAGACTCAGGGAACTTGGTACTAAGAGATGAGAAGGATTCGAACCCACAGATATACTTGTGGCAAAGCTTTGACTACCCTTGTGATACTTTTCTGCCAGGAATGAAGATCGGATGGAACCTCAAGACGGGTCTTAACCGGCGTTTAACAGCATGGAAGAACTGGGATGACCCTTCTCCAGGCGACTTCATTTGGGGTATGGTGCTAGGTAACACTACTGAATTGGTTATGTGGAAAGGTACTAGTGAGTATTATAGGAGTGGCCCTTGGAATGGTGTTAGATTCAATGGCAAAACCACACCCCTTTTTAACTTAGAGTTATATTCCTCTGTTGATGAAGTGTATTACACATACAACATCGGGAATAAGTCCTTGATTACAAGAGTTGTTTTGAACCAATCTGTTTATTCTCGCCAACGCTATAATTTGAATGTAGAGAACCAAACCTGGAAGCTCTATTCATCAGTTCCAAGAGACATTTGTGACACCTACAATCTTTGTGGTCCCTATGGGAACTGTCTTGCGAATGAATCACCACCGTGCCAGTGTTTAACCGGGTTCAAGCCAAAATCAGTTCAAAATTATGAGGCATTGGATTGGATCCAAGGATGTGTTCTTAGTGAAGCGTGGAGTTGTGGAGTAAAAAGTAAAGATGGCTTTAAAAAATTCAGTGGGTTGAAAATGCCAGATACTACAAGTTCTTGGGTTGATCAAAATTTGACACTTGAGgattgcaaggaaaaatgcttgcTAAATTGTTCTTGCACTGCATATGCAAATTTAGACGTCAGGGGAGATGGTAAAGGCTGTATCATTTGGCATGGAGCTTTGCTTGATTTAAGGGTGGCTTCAGTTCCCGGGCAAGACCTATTTATTCGAATGGTTGCTTCAGAAAATG GATGGGATAAGAAAATTGTAGCAGTGGTGATTCCTGTGACTCTCCTTGCTTTTgttattgttttcattttctccTATGTTTACTGGCGGAAAAGAAAGCTTAGAG AGAAAACCTCAGAAGAAAACAAAGATGAAGGATGTGAAGAAGACTTTGAGCTTTCTTCCTTTGATTTTTCTACTATAGTTCGTGCAACAAATAACTTCTCAAGTGACAAGAGGCTTGGCCAAGGTGGTTTTGGACCTGTGTATTGG GGTACACTAGAAGATGGACAAGAGATTGCTGCCAAGAAGCTCTGTAATAGTACTGGACAAGGAGTGAAAGAATTCAAGAACGAAGTTATACTGTGTGCCAAACTTCAGCACCGAAATCTTGTTAAGGTTCTCGGTTGCTCCACTCAAGGAGGGGAAAAAGTGCTGGTCTATGAATACATGCCTAATAAAAGCCTGGATTCCTTTCTTTTTG ATTCTTCCAAAAGTGGACTCTTAGACTGGTCTAAGCGATTTAACATAATATTTGGAATTGCCCGAGGACTTCTTTATCTTCATCAAGATTCTAGGTTGAGAATAATTCATAGAGACATGAAAGCAAGCAATATTCTACTAGATAGCGAGTTAAATCCAAAAATTTCAGATTTTGGTGTCGCCCGAATGTTTAGTGCAGATCAAACAGAAGAGAATACGAAAATGGTGGTTGGAACTTA TGGATACATGGCACCAGAATACGCAATTGATGGGTTGTTCTCTGTCAAATCTGATGTATACAGCTTTGGGGTACTATTACTTGAGATAATAAGTGggaagaaaaacagaggaatttTCTTTCCAGATCACGGGCTTAATCTATTAGGACAT GCTTGGAGATTGTGGAAAGAAAGCTCTCCAATGAAATTAGTTGATGCTGCTTTGGGAGACACCTTTACTGTCTCTGAAGTACTACGTTGCATACATGTTGGTCTTTTATGTGTGCAACTATATCCAGAGGATAGGCCAAACATGGCATCAGTGATTTTTATGTTGAGCAGTGAAAATACTTTGCCAACACCTAAGGAACCTGGTTTCCTTATTGATAGGACGAAGATTGCTGGCGAATGTTCAACTAGCAATGAGATGAAGACTTCCACTAATGAATTAACTGTAACCCTACTAGAGGCTAGGTAG
- the LOC137829818 gene encoding G-type lectin S-receptor-like serine/threonine-protein kinase At4g27290 isoform X2, translating to MCNKAMTSFTFLFLFSYLLNLLPIISSATDTINVSQPLLDGSTLVSKDGTFEMGFFSPKNSTQTTTNRYLGIWYRSIPVRTVVWVANRENPVKDSSSKFSINTDGKLVILSSNNTLVWSANSTEETKAQSPIVQLLDSGNLVLRDEKDSNPQIYLWQSFDYPCDTFLPGMKIGWNLKTGLNRRLTAWKNWDDPSPGDFIWGMVLGNTTELVMWKGTSEYYRSGPWNGVRFNGKTTPLFNLELYSSVDEVYYTYNIGNKSLITRVVLNQSVYSRQRYNLNVENQTWKLYSSVPRDICDTYNLCGPYGNCLANESPPCQCLTGFKPKSVQNYEALDWIQGCVLSEAWSCGVKSKDGFKKFSGLKMPDTTSSWVDQNLTLEDCKEKCLLNCSCTAYANLDVRGDGKGCIIWHGALLDLRVASVPGQDLFIRMVASENGWDKKIVAVVIPVTLLAFVIVFIFSYVYWRKRKLRETEKTSEENKDEGCEEDFELSSFDFSTIVRATNNFSSDKRLGQGGFGPVYWGTLEDGQEIAAKKLCNSTGQGVKEFKNEVILCAKLQHRNLVKVLGCSTQGGEKVLVYEYMPNKSLDSFLFDSSKSGLLDWSKRFNIIFGIARGLLYLHQDSRLRIIHRDMKASNILLDSELNPKISDFGVARMFSADQTEENTKMVVGTYGYMAPEYAIDGLFSVKSDVYSFGVLLLEIISGKKNRGIFFPDHGLNLLGHAWRLWKESSPMKLVDAALGDTFTVSEVLRCIHVGLLCVQLYPEDRPNMASVIFMLSSENTLPTPKEPGFLIDRTKIAGECSTSNEMKTSTNELTVTLLEAR from the exons ATGTGTAACAAAGCAATGACCTCTTtcacttttctctttcttttctcttatcTACTCAATTTGTTGCCTATAATTTCCTCTGCAACTGACACCATTAATGTGTCACAGCCCCTTCTTGATGGCAGCACCTTGGTGTCTAAAGATGGAACTTTTGAAATGGGTTTCTTTAGTCCAAAAAATAGTACTCAGACTACCACAAATCGGTACCTTGGAATATGGTACAGAAGTATCCCAGTTAGAACCGTCGTTTGGGTTGCCAACCGTGAAAACCCAGTTAAGGATAGTTCCAGCAAGTTCAGCATAAACACAGATGGAAAATTGGTTATCCTCAGCAGTAACAATACTCTTGTTTGGTCAGCAAACTCAACTGAAGAAACGAAAGCACAGAGTCCAATTGTTCAGCTGTTAGACTCAGGGAACTTGGTACTAAGAGATGAGAAGGATTCGAACCCACAGATATACTTGTGGCAAAGCTTTGACTACCCTTGTGATACTTTTCTGCCAGGAATGAAGATCGGATGGAACCTCAAGACGGGTCTTAACCGGCGTTTAACAGCATGGAAGAACTGGGATGACCCTTCTCCAGGCGACTTCATTTGGGGTATGGTGCTAGGTAACACTACTGAATTGGTTATGTGGAAAGGTACTAGTGAGTATTATAGGAGTGGCCCTTGGAATGGTGTTAGATTCAATGGCAAAACCACACCCCTTTTTAACTTAGAGTTATATTCCTCTGTTGATGAAGTGTATTACACATACAACATCGGGAATAAGTCCTTGATTACAAGAGTTGTTTTGAACCAATCTGTTTATTCTCGCCAACGCTATAATTTGAATGTAGAGAACCAAACCTGGAAGCTCTATTCATCAGTTCCAAGAGACATTTGTGACACCTACAATCTTTGTGGTCCCTATGGGAACTGTCTTGCGAATGAATCACCACCGTGCCAGTGTTTAACCGGGTTCAAGCCAAAATCAGTTCAAAATTATGAGGCATTGGATTGGATCCAAGGATGTGTTCTTAGTGAAGCGTGGAGTTGTGGAGTAAAAAGTAAAGATGGCTTTAAAAAATTCAGTGGGTTGAAAATGCCAGATACTACAAGTTCTTGGGTTGATCAAAATTTGACACTTGAGgattgcaaggaaaaatgcttgcTAAATTGTTCTTGCACTGCATATGCAAATTTAGACGTCAGGGGAGATGGTAAAGGCTGTATCATTTGGCATGGAGCTTTGCTTGATTTAAGGGTGGCTTCAGTTCCCGGGCAAGACCTATTTATTCGAATGGTTGCTTCAGAAAATG GATGGGATAAGAAAATTGTAGCAGTGGTGATTCCTGTGACTCTCCTTGCTTTTgttattgttttcattttctccTATGTTTACTGGCGGAAAAGAAAGCTTAGAG AAACAGAGAAAACCTCAGAAGAAAACAAAGATGAAGGATGTGAAGAAGACTTTGAGCTTTCTTCCTTTGATTTTTCTACTATAGTTCGTGCAACAAATAACTTCTCAAGTGACAAGAGGCTTGGCCAAGGTGGTTTTGGACCTGTGTATTGG GGTACACTAGAAGATGGACAAGAGATTGCTGCCAAGAAGCTCTGTAATAGTACTGGACAAGGAGTGAAAGAATTCAAGAACGAAGTTATACTGTGTGCCAAACTTCAGCACCGAAATCTTGTTAAGGTTCTCGGTTGCTCCACTCAAGGAGGGGAAAAAGTGCTGGTCTATGAATACATGCCTAATAAAAGCCTGGATTCCTTTCTTTTTG ATTCTTCCAAAAGTGGACTCTTAGACTGGTCTAAGCGATTTAACATAATATTTGGAATTGCCCGAGGACTTCTTTATCTTCATCAAGATTCTAGGTTGAGAATAATTCATAGAGACATGAAAGCAAGCAATATTCTACTAGATAGCGAGTTAAATCCAAAAATTTCAGATTTTGGTGTCGCCCGAATGTTTAGTGCAGATCAAACAGAAGAGAATACGAAAATGGTGGTTGGAACTTA TGGATACATGGCACCAGAATACGCAATTGATGGGTTGTTCTCTGTCAAATCTGATGTATACAGCTTTGGGGTACTATTACTTGAGATAATAAGTGggaagaaaaacagaggaatttTCTTTCCAGATCACGGGCTTAATCTATTAGGACAT GCTTGGAGATTGTGGAAAGAAAGCTCTCCAATGAAATTAGTTGATGCTGCTTTGGGAGACACCTTTACTGTCTCTGAAGTACTACGTTGCATACATGTTGGTCTTTTATGTGTGCAACTATATCCAGAGGATAGGCCAAACATGGCATCAGTGATTTTTATGTTGAGCAGTGAAAATACTTTGCCAACACCTAAGGAACCTGGTTTCCTTATTGATAGGACGAAGATTGCTGGCGAATGTTCAACTAGCAATGAGATGAAGACTTCCACTAATGAATTAACTGTAACCCTACTAGAGGCTAGGTAG
- the LOC137829818 gene encoding G-type lectin S-receptor-like serine/threonine-protein kinase At4g27290 isoform X1, translating into MCNKAMTSFTFLFLFSYLLNLLPIISSATDTINVSQPLLDGSTLVSKDGTFEMGFFSPKNSTQTTTNRYLGIWYRSIPVRTVVWVANRENPVKDSSSKFSINTDGKLVILSSNNTLVWSANSTEETKAQSPIVQLLDSGNLVLRDEKDSNPQIYLWQSFDYPCDTFLPGMKIGWNLKTGLNRRLTAWKNWDDPSPGDFIWGMVLGNTTELVMWKGTSEYYRSGPWNGVRFNGKTTPLFNLELYSSVDEVYYTYNIGNKSLITRVVLNQSVYSRQRYNLNVENQTWKLYSSVPRDICDTYNLCGPYGNCLANESPPCQCLTGFKPKSVQNYEALDWIQGCVLSEAWSCGVKSKDGFKKFSGLKMPDTTSSWVDQNLTLEDCKEKCLLNCSCTAYANLDVRGDGKGCIIWHGALLDLRVASVPGQDLFIRMVASENGWDKKIVAVVIPVTLLAFVIVFIFSYVYWRKRKLRETEKTSEENKDEGCEEDFELSSFDFSTIVRATNNFSSDKRLGQGGFGPVYWGTLEDGQEIAAKKLCNSTGQGVKEFKNEVILCAKLQHRNLVKVLGCSTQGGEKVLVYEYMPNKSLDSFLFADSSKSGLLDWSKRFNIIFGIARGLLYLHQDSRLRIIHRDMKASNILLDSELNPKISDFGVARMFSADQTEENTKMVVGTYGYMAPEYAIDGLFSVKSDVYSFGVLLLEIISGKKNRGIFFPDHGLNLLGHAWRLWKESSPMKLVDAALGDTFTVSEVLRCIHVGLLCVQLYPEDRPNMASVIFMLSSENTLPTPKEPGFLIDRTKIAGECSTSNEMKTSTNELTVTLLEAR; encoded by the exons ATGTGTAACAAAGCAATGACCTCTTtcacttttctctttcttttctcttatcTACTCAATTTGTTGCCTATAATTTCCTCTGCAACTGACACCATTAATGTGTCACAGCCCCTTCTTGATGGCAGCACCTTGGTGTCTAAAGATGGAACTTTTGAAATGGGTTTCTTTAGTCCAAAAAATAGTACTCAGACTACCACAAATCGGTACCTTGGAATATGGTACAGAAGTATCCCAGTTAGAACCGTCGTTTGGGTTGCCAACCGTGAAAACCCAGTTAAGGATAGTTCCAGCAAGTTCAGCATAAACACAGATGGAAAATTGGTTATCCTCAGCAGTAACAATACTCTTGTTTGGTCAGCAAACTCAACTGAAGAAACGAAAGCACAGAGTCCAATTGTTCAGCTGTTAGACTCAGGGAACTTGGTACTAAGAGATGAGAAGGATTCGAACCCACAGATATACTTGTGGCAAAGCTTTGACTACCCTTGTGATACTTTTCTGCCAGGAATGAAGATCGGATGGAACCTCAAGACGGGTCTTAACCGGCGTTTAACAGCATGGAAGAACTGGGATGACCCTTCTCCAGGCGACTTCATTTGGGGTATGGTGCTAGGTAACACTACTGAATTGGTTATGTGGAAAGGTACTAGTGAGTATTATAGGAGTGGCCCTTGGAATGGTGTTAGATTCAATGGCAAAACCACACCCCTTTTTAACTTAGAGTTATATTCCTCTGTTGATGAAGTGTATTACACATACAACATCGGGAATAAGTCCTTGATTACAAGAGTTGTTTTGAACCAATCTGTTTATTCTCGCCAACGCTATAATTTGAATGTAGAGAACCAAACCTGGAAGCTCTATTCATCAGTTCCAAGAGACATTTGTGACACCTACAATCTTTGTGGTCCCTATGGGAACTGTCTTGCGAATGAATCACCACCGTGCCAGTGTTTAACCGGGTTCAAGCCAAAATCAGTTCAAAATTATGAGGCATTGGATTGGATCCAAGGATGTGTTCTTAGTGAAGCGTGGAGTTGTGGAGTAAAAAGTAAAGATGGCTTTAAAAAATTCAGTGGGTTGAAAATGCCAGATACTACAAGTTCTTGGGTTGATCAAAATTTGACACTTGAGgattgcaaggaaaaatgcttgcTAAATTGTTCTTGCACTGCATATGCAAATTTAGACGTCAGGGGAGATGGTAAAGGCTGTATCATTTGGCATGGAGCTTTGCTTGATTTAAGGGTGGCTTCAGTTCCCGGGCAAGACCTATTTATTCGAATGGTTGCTTCAGAAAATG GATGGGATAAGAAAATTGTAGCAGTGGTGATTCCTGTGACTCTCCTTGCTTTTgttattgttttcattttctccTATGTTTACTGGCGGAAAAGAAAGCTTAGAG AAACAGAGAAAACCTCAGAAGAAAACAAAGATGAAGGATGTGAAGAAGACTTTGAGCTTTCTTCCTTTGATTTTTCTACTATAGTTCGTGCAACAAATAACTTCTCAAGTGACAAGAGGCTTGGCCAAGGTGGTTTTGGACCTGTGTATTGG GGTACACTAGAAGATGGACAAGAGATTGCTGCCAAGAAGCTCTGTAATAGTACTGGACAAGGAGTGAAAGAATTCAAGAACGAAGTTATACTGTGTGCCAAACTTCAGCACCGAAATCTTGTTAAGGTTCTCGGTTGCTCCACTCAAGGAGGGGAAAAAGTGCTGGTCTATGAATACATGCCTAATAAAAGCCTGGATTCCTTTCTTTTTG CAGATTCTTCCAAAAGTGGACTCTTAGACTGGTCTAAGCGATTTAACATAATATTTGGAATTGCCCGAGGACTTCTTTATCTTCATCAAGATTCTAGGTTGAGAATAATTCATAGAGACATGAAAGCAAGCAATATTCTACTAGATAGCGAGTTAAATCCAAAAATTTCAGATTTTGGTGTCGCCCGAATGTTTAGTGCAGATCAAACAGAAGAGAATACGAAAATGGTGGTTGGAACTTA TGGATACATGGCACCAGAATACGCAATTGATGGGTTGTTCTCTGTCAAATCTGATGTATACAGCTTTGGGGTACTATTACTTGAGATAATAAGTGggaagaaaaacagaggaatttTCTTTCCAGATCACGGGCTTAATCTATTAGGACAT GCTTGGAGATTGTGGAAAGAAAGCTCTCCAATGAAATTAGTTGATGCTGCTTTGGGAGACACCTTTACTGTCTCTGAAGTACTACGTTGCATACATGTTGGTCTTTTATGTGTGCAACTATATCCAGAGGATAGGCCAAACATGGCATCAGTGATTTTTATGTTGAGCAGTGAAAATACTTTGCCAACACCTAAGGAACCTGGTTTCCTTATTGATAGGACGAAGATTGCTGGCGAATGTTCAACTAGCAATGAGATGAAGACTTCCACTAATGAATTAACTGTAACCCTACTAGAGGCTAGGTAG